From a single Elusimicrobiota bacterium genomic region:
- a CDS encoding inorganic phosphate transporter yields MTIIGIAVIVFVLIFVFTNGFNNSADIVATVISTRALSPRKAIALAAVCEFLGACFLGVNVAKTITKGIFDPQIIFVDAKSGIIILLAALIGSIFWNIYCTYSGFPISASHSLLGGLLGSVIFSHGIGFIHWNNVLIILLVMLLTPAVGFIFGYFFTKITYLLVRNTTPKINKLFRFLQIAGSMLLAFSHGSNDTQKSMGMLTLLLLALGFRSVSVSGAAPPVWVVVLCASFMAFGIFAGGASVIKTVGIGIYRIKQIHGFTAQSSSSVVLYISTILGYPVSSTHIVSTSIMGAGSADRIKAVKWEKIFEIIVVWFVTMPVAALVSGLSFYLLSKILTF; encoded by the coding sequence TGTTTTGATATTTGTATTTACAAATGGATTCAACAATTCAGCGGATATTGTTGCTACGGTTATTTCTACCCGGGCTCTTTCTCCAAGAAAAGCAATAGCTCTGGCGGCTGTATGTGAATTCCTGGGGGCATGTTTTTTAGGTGTGAACGTCGCAAAAACAATAACTAAAGGCATCTTTGACCCGCAAATAATATTTGTTGATGCTAAAAGCGGTATAATTATCCTGCTTGCGGCTTTAATTGGTTCTATATTCTGGAATATTTATTGTACTTACTCAGGGTTCCCTATTTCCGCCTCACATTCATTATTGGGCGGGCTTTTAGGCAGCGTGATATTCAGCCATGGAATAGGGTTCATTCATTGGAACAATGTTTTAATAATATTGCTGGTGATGCTGCTTACTCCGGCTGTTGGTTTTATTTTCGGTTATTTTTTTACCAAAATTACGTATTTACTTGTCAGGAATACTACGCCAAAAATAAATAAGTTATTCAGGTTCTTGCAGATTGCCGGGTCCATGCTGTTAGCATTCTCACATGGTTCAAACGATACACAAAAGTCAATGGGAATGCTGACTCTGCTCTTGCTAGCCCTGGGTTTTCGCAGTGTATCTGTTTCCGGCGCTGCGCCGCCTGTATGGGTAGTAGTTCTTTGCGCATCCTTTATGGCTTTTGGCATTTTTGCCGGGGGAGCAAGTGTTATAAAAACAGTTGGTATAGGCATATACCGCATAAAACAGATACATGGTTTTACGGCCCAGTCTTCAAGTAGTGTTGTGCTATATATTTCCACAATACTCGGCTATCCTGTTTCTTCAACTCATATAGTTTCAACCTCGATAATGGGCGCCGGAAGCGCAGACAGGATAAAAGCCGTGAAGTGGGAAAAAATATTTGAAATAATTGTAGTTTGGTTTGTAACCATGCCGGTTGCGGCTCTTGTTTCCGGTTTGTCGTTTTATTTGTTAAGTAAAATACTAACATTTTAA
- a CDS encoding DUF47 family protein, translating to MLKGFFWYKKRFDFIAMLVTQSQKAQEGMMLLNDFVQYPTKENGQKVYQIEEEADELRRILIDELNKSFVTPIDREDIFSLSRAIDDILDYTKSTVEEMMLFEIKPDAHLKEIAGILLEASKEINKAISSIKSYPSVCTEHIIRVKKLENTVEHRYREALVELFKTNDVILILKTREVYRHLSNAADRGDEAANIIGDILVKNN from the coding sequence ATGCTAAAAGGATTTTTTTGGTACAAAAAAAGGTTTGATTTTATTGCAATGCTAGTTACCCAATCCCAAAAGGCTCAAGAAGGCATGATGCTTTTAAATGATTTTGTGCAATACCCTACAAAGGAGAATGGGCAAAAAGTTTACCAGATTGAAGAAGAAGCTGATGAATTGCGCAGGATATTGATTGATGAGCTTAACAAATCTTTCGTTACACCTATTGACCGTGAGGATATTTTCTCATTATCCCGCGCTATAGACGACATACTGGATTATACAAAATCAACAGTTGAAGAAATGATGCTTTTTGAAATAAAGCCGGATGCTCATCTTAAAGAAATTGCAGGAATACTTTTAGAAGCCAGTAAGGAGATAAATAAAGCGATAAGTTCCATAAAATCTTACCCGTCGGTCTGTACCGAACATATAATAAGAGTAAAAAAGCTGGAAAATACCGTAGAACACAGGTATAGGGAAGCCCTCGTTGAGTTGTTTAAAACCAATGATGTGATTTTGATTCTTAAAACGAGGGAAGTTTACAGGCATTTATCAAACGCTGCGGACCGCGGCGACGAAGCCGCCAACATTATCGGTGATATCCTGGTAAAAAATAATTGA